A stretch of Bordetella genomosp. 13 DNA encodes these proteins:
- the atpA gene encoding F0F1 ATP synthase subunit alpha, translating to MQLNPSEISELLKSRIEGLGASTDVRTQGTVVSVTDGITRIHGLSDVMQGEMLEFPNNVFGLALNLERDSVGAVILGDYTGVSEGDSVKTTGRILEVPVGPELRGRVVNTLGDPIDGKGPINAKQTDIIEKVAPGVIARRSVSQPLQTGVKAIDSMVPIGRGQRELIIGDRQTGKTAVAVDTIISQKGKGVTCVYVAIGQKASTINNVVRKLEEHGALEFTIVVAASASDSAAMQYLAAYAGCTMGEYFRDRGEDALIVYDDLTKQAWAYRQVSLLLRRPPGREAYPGDVFYLHSRLLERAARVNEEYVEKFTNGAVKGKTGSLTALPIIETQAGDVSAFVPTNVISITDGQIFLETDLFNAGVRPAINAGISVSRVGGAAQTKVVKKLSGGIRTDLAQYRELAAFAQFASDLDDATRRQLERGKRVVELLKQPQYQPLQVWELAVSLFAVNNGYLDDVDVPQILAFEKGLKDHLKAKHADLIQRIEDTKELSKDDEAALVAAVQDFKKHGAF from the coding sequence ATGCAACTCAATCCCTCCGAGATCAGCGAACTGCTCAAGAGCCGCATCGAGGGCCTGGGCGCTTCGACCGACGTACGCACTCAAGGCACCGTCGTGTCCGTCACCGACGGCATCACCCGCATCCACGGCCTGTCCGACGTGATGCAGGGCGAAATGCTCGAGTTCCCCAACAACGTGTTCGGCCTGGCCCTGAACCTCGAGCGCGACTCCGTCGGCGCCGTGATCCTGGGCGACTACACGGGCGTGTCCGAAGGCGACTCGGTGAAGACCACCGGCCGCATTCTCGAAGTGCCCGTCGGCCCCGAACTGCGTGGCCGCGTGGTCAACACGCTGGGCGACCCGATCGACGGCAAGGGCCCGATCAACGCCAAGCAGACCGACATCATCGAGAAGGTCGCCCCGGGCGTGATCGCCCGCCGCTCCGTGTCGCAGCCGCTGCAGACCGGCGTCAAGGCCATCGACTCCATGGTGCCGATCGGCCGTGGCCAGCGCGAGCTGATCATCGGCGACCGCCAGACCGGCAAGACCGCCGTGGCCGTCGACACCATCATCAGCCAGAAGGGCAAGGGCGTCACCTGCGTGTACGTCGCCATCGGCCAGAAGGCGTCCACCATCAACAACGTGGTGCGCAAGCTCGAAGAGCACGGCGCGCTCGAGTTCACCATCGTCGTGGCCGCTTCGGCCTCCGACTCGGCCGCCATGCAGTACCTGGCCGCCTACGCCGGCTGCACGATGGGCGAATATTTCCGCGATCGCGGCGAAGACGCCCTGATCGTCTATGACGATCTGACCAAGCAGGCCTGGGCCTACCGCCAGGTCTCGCTGCTGCTGCGCCGTCCGCCGGGCCGCGAAGCCTACCCGGGCGACGTGTTCTACCTGCACTCGCGCCTGCTCGAACGTGCCGCTCGCGTGAACGAAGAGTACGTCGAGAAGTTCACCAACGGCGCCGTCAAGGGCAAGACCGGTTCGCTGACGGCCCTGCCGATCATCGAAACGCAAGCCGGCGACGTGTCCGCGTTCGTGCCGACCAACGTGATCTCGATCACCGACGGCCAGATCTTCCTGGAAACCGACCTGTTCAACGCCGGTGTGCGTCCCGCCATCAACGCCGGTATCTCGGTGTCGCGCGTGGGCGGCGCCGCCCAGACCAAGGTCGTCAAGAAGCTGTCCGGCGGTATCCGTACCGACCTGGCCCAGTACCGTGAACTGGCTGCGTTCGCGCAGTTCGCTTCCGACCTCGACGACGCCACCCGCCGCCAGCTCGAGCGCGGCAAGCGCGTGGTCGAACTGCTGAAGCAGCCGCAGTACCAGCCGCTGCAGGTCTGGGAACTGGCCGTGTCGCTGTTCGCCGTCAACAACGGCTACCTCGACGACGTGGACGTGCCGCAGATCCTGGCCTTCGAGAAGGGCCTGAAGGATCACCTGAAGGCCAAGCACGCCGACCTGATCCAGCGCATCGAGGACACGAAGGAACTGTCCAAGGACGACGAGGCCGCTCTGGTCGCCGCTGTCCAGGATTTCAAGAAGCACGGTGCTTTTTAA
- the hemE gene encoding uroporphyrinogen decarboxylase: MSVPALKNDVFLRALLRQPVPYTPIWLMRQAGRYLPEYNATRSRAGSFMALAQSPEYATEVTLQPLERYPLDAAILFSDILTVPHAMGLGLDFVAGEGPQFARPVRDEDDVARLSVPDMDALRYVFDAVASIRRALDGKVPLIGFAGSPWTIACYMVEGRGSSDYRLIKSMLYARPDLLHRILDINAEATRQYLNAQIEAGAQAVMLFDSWGGVLADGLFQQFSLAYTRKVVAGLTRQREGRAIPVIVFTKGGGMWLEDIAACGCDAVGLDWTVNLGSARRRVQDAVALQGNLDPMTLFGGGPAIRAEARRALDAFGQVAGGGHVFNLGHGISQHTPPDAVSELVDEVHAYSRRFHAK; the protein is encoded by the coding sequence GTGTCCGTCCCCGCCCTGAAGAACGACGTGTTCCTGCGCGCGTTGCTACGCCAGCCCGTGCCCTACACTCCGATCTGGCTCATGCGCCAGGCGGGACGCTATCTGCCCGAATACAACGCCACGCGCTCGCGCGCCGGTTCCTTCATGGCGCTGGCTCAAAGCCCCGAGTACGCCACTGAAGTTACACTGCAGCCCCTCGAGCGCTATCCGCTCGACGCGGCCATTCTGTTCTCCGACATCCTTACGGTGCCCCACGCCATGGGCCTGGGCCTCGACTTCGTCGCAGGCGAGGGGCCGCAGTTCGCGCGTCCCGTCCGCGACGAAGACGACGTGGCGCGTCTGTCGGTGCCCGACATGGACGCCCTGCGATACGTTTTCGACGCGGTTGCCAGCATCCGTCGCGCGCTGGACGGCAAGGTTCCGCTCATCGGCTTTGCCGGCAGCCCATGGACCATCGCCTGCTACATGGTCGAAGGTCGCGGCAGCAGCGATTACCGCCTGATCAAATCGATGCTGTATGCGCGTCCCGACCTGCTGCACCGCATCCTCGACATCAACGCGGAAGCCACGCGGCAGTACCTCAACGCGCAGATCGAAGCCGGCGCGCAGGCGGTCATGCTGTTCGACAGCTGGGGCGGCGTGCTGGCCGATGGCCTGTTCCAGCAGTTCTCGCTGGCGTACACACGCAAGGTGGTGGCCGGCTTGACGCGGCAGCGCGAGGGCCGGGCGATACCTGTCATCGTCTTCACCAAAGGCGGCGGTATGTGGCTCGAAGACATTGCCGCCTGTGGCTGCGATGCGGTCGGGCTCGACTGGACGGTCAACCTGGGCTCGGCGCGCCGTCGCGTGCAAGACGCCGTGGCATTGCAAGGCAACCTCGACCCCATGACCTTGTTCGGCGGCGGCCCCGCCATACGCGCCGAGGCGCGCCGGGCACTGGACGCCTTTGGCCAGGTGGCAGGCGGCGGCCACGTGTTCAATCTGGGCCACGGTATTTCGCAGCACACCCCGCCCGATGCGGTGTCCGAACTGGTCGACGAAGTTCACGCATACAGTCGCCGGTTCCACGCAAAGTAA
- a CDS encoding F0F1 ATP synthase subunit B, which produces MNLNATIFFQMLVFFVLGWFTMKFVWPPLTKAMDERRQKIADGLAAAEKGKADLAQAQARASLIEASAKSENHARIVEAEKQAASLIEQARREAEAERARIVAQAAQDAAQEVQRARDALRADVAALAVKGAEQILKREVDARAHAELLDQLKAQL; this is translated from the coding sequence GTGAATCTGAACGCGACGATCTTTTTCCAGATGCTCGTGTTCTTCGTTCTGGGCTGGTTCACGATGAAATTCGTGTGGCCTCCCCTGACGAAGGCGATGGACGAGCGCCGCCAGAAAATCGCCGATGGCCTGGCTGCTGCCGAGAAGGGCAAGGCCGATCTGGCCCAGGCCCAGGCGCGCGCCAGCCTCATCGAGGCTTCTGCCAAGTCCGAGAACCATGCCCGCATCGTCGAGGCCGAGAAGCAGGCTGCATCGCTGATCGAGCAAGCCCGTCGCGAAGCCGAGGCCGAGCGTGCCCGCATCGTGGCCCAGGCCGCCCAGGACGCTGCCCAGGAAGTGCAACGCGCACGCGATGCGCTGCGCGCCGACGTGGCCGCGCTGGCCGTCAAGGGCGCCGAGCAGATCCTCAAGCGCGAGGTCGATGCACGCGCCCACGCCGAGCTGCTCGACCAGCTCAAGGCCCAGCTTTGA
- the atpG gene encoding F0F1 ATP synthase subunit gamma has protein sequence MPGIKEIRTKIKSVQNTRKITKAMEMVAASKMRKAQDRMRAGRPYATKVREIAAHLMQANPEYSHPYLVHREPKAVGVVLVTTDKGLCGGLNTNISRVTLSKLKEFQQRGVSVQTTAFGNKGLGLLTRVGAKLVSHEVHLGDQPDMGRLLGAIKVQLDDYLEGRIDALYVATTRFINTMRQEPVFLRLLPLEDGLEDPFIQGATDENLQIKSEYSWDYIYEPDARSVIDALLQRYVEGLLYQAVAENMASEQSARMVAMKAASDNAKKVIGELQLVYNKTRQAAITKEISEIVGGAAAV, from the coding sequence ATGCCCGGAATCAAGGAAATCCGAACCAAGATCAAGAGCGTGCAGAACACGCGCAAGATCACCAAGGCGATGGAAATGGTCGCCGCATCCAAGATGCGCAAGGCGCAGGACCGGATGCGCGCCGGCCGCCCGTACGCCACCAAGGTGCGCGAGATCGCGGCGCACCTGATGCAGGCCAACCCCGAGTACAGCCATCCGTACCTGGTCCATCGCGAGCCCAAGGCCGTGGGTGTGGTGCTCGTCACCACCGACAAGGGCCTGTGCGGCGGCCTGAACACCAACATCAGCCGCGTCACGCTGTCCAAGCTGAAGGAATTCCAGCAGCGCGGCGTGTCGGTGCAGACCACGGCGTTCGGCAACAAGGGGCTGGGCCTGTTGACGCGCGTCGGCGCCAAGCTGGTCTCGCACGAGGTGCACCTGGGCGACCAGCCCGACATGGGCCGCCTGCTGGGCGCCATCAAGGTGCAGCTGGACGACTACCTTGAAGGCCGCATCGACGCGCTGTACGTCGCGACCACGCGTTTCATCAACACGATGCGCCAGGAACCCGTGTTCCTTCGCCTGCTGCCTCTCGAAGACGGCCTGGAAGATCCTTTCATCCAGGGCGCCACCGACGAGAACCTGCAGATCAAGTCGGAATACAGCTGGGACTACATCTACGAGCCCGACGCCCGGAGCGTGATCGACGCGCTGTTGCAGCGCTACGTCGAAGGCCTGCTCTATCAGGCGGTGGCCGAGAACATGGCGTCCGAGCAGTCCGCCCGCATGGTCGCCATGAAGGCGGCGTCGGACAACGCCAAGAAGGTCATCGGTGAGCTGCAGCTGGTCTACAACAAGACCCGCCAGGCGGCGATCACCAAGGAAATTTCGGAAATCGTAGGGGGCGCGGCCGCCGTCTGA
- a CDS encoding helix-turn-helix domain-containing protein: MREILECALLTAPMVANGIPAWAQPAGLSSDRLRVQAHHLADGVSPGADPASLVAAAALHLQRYDACLLAIEPGSLSWARLALLRARPVLRTPLLVLAHEVKAPALADLLELGVADFVRAPVCPDELRARVIRAVARKVQAPHADTGYDDLPAGAAMAHAAVHEPGLSYLRASGTGLPVQFIGGRRRMSSARIDHAVQAMQVVAQPGEPFRQAKARVVDGFEREYLQRALERHGGNVARAARASCKHRRAFWALMRKHRIEAAPYRARLADAASPD, from the coding sequence ATGCGCGAAATTCTCGAATGTGCCTTGCTGACCGCGCCTATGGTCGCGAACGGCATTCCCGCTTGGGCGCAGCCCGCCGGCCTGTCCAGCGACAGGCTGCGCGTGCAGGCTCATCATCTTGCCGATGGCGTCTCGCCAGGGGCCGATCCCGCTTCGCTCGTGGCGGCGGCTGCGCTGCACCTGCAACGATACGACGCCTGCCTGCTCGCAATAGAGCCTGGCTCGTTGTCCTGGGCGCGGCTCGCGCTGCTGCGCGCCAGGCCGGTGCTGCGCACGCCGTTGCTGGTGCTGGCACATGAGGTCAAGGCGCCCGCCCTGGCGGATCTGCTCGAACTGGGCGTGGCCGATTTCGTGCGTGCGCCGGTGTGTCCCGACGAGCTTCGCGCGCGCGTCATCCGAGCGGTCGCCCGCAAGGTGCAGGCGCCCCACGCGGACACGGGCTACGACGATCTGCCCGCGGGCGCAGCCATGGCGCACGCGGCCGTTCACGAGCCAGGTCTGTCATACTTGCGCGCCTCGGGCACGGGCTTGCCGGTGCAGTTCATCGGGGGCCGGCGCCGCATGTCGTCTGCCCGCATCGATCACGCCGTGCAGGCCATGCAAGTCGTCGCCCAGCCCGGCGAGCCCTTTCGCCAGGCCAAGGCGCGCGTGGTCGACGGCTTCGAACGCGAGTACCTGCAGCGGGCGCTCGAGCGTCATGGCGGCAATGTCGCCAGGGCAGCCCGCGCCTCGTGCAAGCATCGGCGCGCGTTCTGGGCGCTGATGCGCAAGCACCGCATCGAGGCGGCTCCCTACCGCGCGCGGCTAGCGGATGCCGCTTCCCCCGATTGA
- a CDS encoding F0F1 ATP synthase subunit delta: MAELSTVARPYAEALFATARDDKAGLEGWAVLVDELAQVAGNPDVREAMADPRLGDAQRVELFAGLVKTSLPQAARNFIELLVQNDRLLLLPIISSQFIALKNRHEGTAQADITSAFELTEAQVKDLVAALEVKFGLKLRPHVTVDPSLIGGVRVAVADQVLDTSVQAQLARMRDKLAA, encoded by the coding sequence ATGGCTGAACTTTCCACTGTCGCCCGTCCGTACGCCGAGGCCCTGTTCGCCACGGCGCGCGACGACAAGGCCGGACTCGAAGGCTGGGCCGTCCTGGTAGACGAGCTGGCCCAGGTCGCCGGCAACCCCGACGTGCGCGAAGCCATGGCCGATCCGCGCCTGGGCGACGCCCAGCGCGTCGAGCTGTTCGCCGGCCTCGTCAAGACCAGCCTGCCGCAGGCCGCGCGCAATTTCATCGAACTGCTGGTCCAGAACGACCGGCTGCTGCTGCTGCCGATCATCTCCAGCCAGTTCATCGCGCTGAAGAATCGTCACGAAGGCACGGCGCAGGCGGATATCACCAGCGCGTTCGAACTCACCGAGGCCCAGGTCAAGGATCTGGTTGCCGCGCTCGAAGTCAAATTCGGTCTCAAGCTGCGTCCGCACGTCACCGTCGATCCCTCGCTGATCGGCGGCGTGCGCGTGGCCGTCGCAGACCAGGTGCTCGATACTTCCGTACAAGCCCAGCTGGCCCGCATGCGCGACAAGCTGGCCGCCTGA
- the atpE gene encoding F0F1 ATP synthase subunit C yields the protein MTNVAFVALACGLIIGLGAIGACIGIALMGGKYLEASARQPELMNALQTKMFLLAGLIDAAFLIGVGIAMLFAFANPFVG from the coding sequence ATGACCAACGTCGCTTTCGTTGCTCTCGCTTGCGGTCTCATCATCGGTCTGGGCGCCATCGGCGCTTGCATCGGTATCGCACTGATGGGCGGCAAGTACCTGGAAGCTTCGGCTCGTCAGCCCGAACTGATGAACGCCCTGCAGACCAAGATGTTCCTGCTGGCCGGTCTGATCGACGCGGCGTTCCTGATCGGCGTGGGTATCGCCATGCTGTTCGCCTTCGCCAACCCGTTCGTCGGCTAA
- the atpD gene encoding F0F1 ATP synthase subunit beta, with protein MSNGTIVQCIGAVVDIQFPRDQMPKIYEALKLADEGSSFAEPGLTFEVQQQLGDGVVRTIALGSSDGLRRGMKVAGTGAAISVPVGAGTLGRIMDVLGRPIDEAGPIAAEETRAIHQAAPAFDELSPSVELLETGIKVIDLVCPFAKGGKVGLFGGAGVGKTVNMMELINNIAKQHSGLSVFAGVGERTREGNDFYHEMEESNVLDKVAMVFGQMNEPPGNRLRVALTGLTMAEKFRDEGRDILFFVDNIYRYTLAGTEVSALLGRMPSAVGYQPTLAEEMGVLQERITSTKTGSITSIQAVYVPADDLTDPSPATTFQHLDSTVVLSRDIAALGIYPAVDPLDSTSRQLDPQVVGEEHYQVARGVQQTLQRYKELRDIIAILGMDELSPEDKQAVARARKIQRFLSQPFHVAEVFTGSPGKYVPLAETIRGFKMIVNGECDSLPEQAFYMVGTIDEAFEKAKKLQ; from the coding sequence ATGAGCAACGGAACCATCGTTCAGTGCATCGGCGCCGTGGTGGACATTCAGTTCCCCCGCGATCAGATGCCCAAGATCTACGAAGCGCTCAAGCTCGCCGACGAGGGTTCCTCGTTCGCCGAACCGGGCCTGACGTTCGAAGTCCAGCAGCAGCTGGGCGACGGCGTGGTCCGCACCATCGCGCTGGGCTCCAGCGACGGCCTGCGCCGCGGCATGAAGGTTGCAGGCACCGGCGCCGCCATTTCGGTGCCGGTCGGCGCCGGCACCCTGGGCCGCATCATGGACGTGCTGGGTCGTCCCATCGACGAAGCCGGCCCCATCGCCGCGGAAGAAACGCGCGCCATCCACCAGGCCGCCCCGGCCTTCGACGAGCTGTCGCCTTCGGTCGAACTGCTCGAAACCGGCATCAAGGTTATCGACCTGGTCTGCCCGTTTGCCAAGGGCGGCAAGGTGGGCCTGTTCGGCGGCGCCGGCGTGGGCAAGACCGTCAACATGATGGAACTGATCAACAACATCGCCAAGCAGCACAGCGGCCTGTCGGTGTTCGCCGGCGTGGGTGAGCGTACCCGCGAAGGCAACGACTTCTACCACGAAATGGAAGAGTCGAACGTTCTGGACAAGGTTGCGATGGTGTTCGGTCAGATGAACGAACCCCCGGGCAACCGCCTGCGCGTGGCGCTGACCGGCCTGACGATGGCCGAGAAGTTCCGCGACGAAGGCCGCGACATCCTGTTCTTCGTCGACAACATCTACCGCTACACGCTGGCCGGCACCGAAGTGTCCGCACTGCTGGGCCGTATGCCGTCGGCGGTGGGTTACCAGCCCACGCTGGCCGAAGAAATGGGCGTGCTGCAAGAGCGCATCACCTCGACGAAGACCGGCTCGATCACCTCGATCCAGGCCGTGTACGTGCCCGCGGACGACTTGACCGACCCCTCGCCCGCCACCACGTTCCAGCACTTGGACTCGACCGTGGTGCTGTCGCGCGACATCGCCGCGTTGGGTATCTATCCCGCCGTGGACCCGCTGGATTCCACCAGCCGCCAGCTCGACCCGCAAGTCGTGGGCGAAGAGCACTACCAGGTGGCCCGTGGCGTGCAGCAGACGCTGCAGCGCTACAAGGAACTGCGCGACATCATCGCGATTCTGGGCATGGACGAACTGTCGCCGGAAGACAAGCAGGCCGTGGCCCGCGCGCGCAAGATCCAGCGCTTCCTGTCGCAGCCGTTCCACGTCGCCGAAGTGTTCACCGGCTCGCCGGGCAAGTACGTGCCCCTGGCCGAAACCATCCGCGGCTTCAAGATGATCGTGAACGGCGAATGCGATTCGCTGCCCGAGCAGGCCTTCTACATGGTCGGTACCATCGACGAGGCCTTCGAAAAGGCCAAGAAGCTGCAATAA
- a CDS encoding F0F1 ATP synthase subunit epsilon — MAILKVDVVSAEEAIFAGEAKFVTLPGESGELGILPGHTPLISRIRPGTVKIVRPDNSEETIFVAGGILEVQPGTVTVLADTAIRAADLDEARAVAAREKAEEALRNAKDKADIAVVEAELAMLAAQAVAARKLRQPSSRH, encoded by the coding sequence ATGGCTATCCTGAAAGTGGACGTCGTCAGCGCGGAAGAAGCGATCTTCGCCGGTGAGGCGAAGTTCGTCACGCTGCCTGGCGAGTCCGGCGAACTGGGCATCCTGCCCGGCCACACGCCGCTGATCTCGCGCATCCGTCCGGGCACGGTCAAGATCGTGCGCCCGGACAACAGCGAAGAGACCATCTTCGTGGCCGGCGGCATTCTCGAAGTGCAGCCGGGTACCGTCACGGTGCTGGCCGACACGGCCATCCGTGCCGCCGACCTGGACGAAGCCCGTGCCGTGGCGGCGCGCGAAAAGGCCGAAGAGGCCCTGCGCAATGCCAAGGACAAGGCCGACATCGCCGTCGTCGAAGCCGAGCTGGCCATGCTGGCCGCCCAGGCCGTGGCCGCGCGCAAGCTGCGCCAGCCGTCCTCGCGTCATTGA